The following DNA comes from Cedecea neteri.
TTCTTCCAGCTTGGCCATAATGAAATGGTTAAACTTGTTGTTTACCATGCCTTTACGGTCGAACTGCTCGATGCGCGCCCCATCACCTGCTGACGTATCGTTACGGAATTCGAGCACCAACAGATCCGGGTTTTCCGTACTGTAAACGGTCTTCGCTTTGCCGCGATACAACTCAGCTTGCTTTTGCATCTTTCTTACTCCAGGTATAGCGATCGCTTGCGCAATCGAAGGGGTTTACCCGTCATACTTCAAGCTGCATGTGCGTTGGTTGCACCTGTTAACTCCGGTCACATAGTTAGCTATGCTCCCGGAGATTTCCAGGCTTACCGCCTTCCTGCAGCTCGAATTATTTAGGGTATCTACATAGGCCTAAATAAGAAGGGCCGGAATTAACCGGCCCTTCTGTGTTACTTGCTGAATGCTGCCTGGAAGACAGCGACCAGCGCATCGTTCTGAGACTGCGTCAGCGGGTGCCCTTTCGGATCGATGAACTGCAGGCTACTGCGGTTATCGAGGTCGCCAACCTGCAGCTTATAGTCGCCGTTGGTTAAACCTGGGTCTTTCGCCCCCAGGTCGCTCCAGCTGCTGTCAGACAGTGCTTTATAGGTCACTGCGATATTGCCCTGAGAACGGGTGGTATCGGTGACTTTCATGCCCGCTTTTTCAAGCGCAGCCGGCAGGCGGTTCCACACCACGTTAAACGGCGCGCGAACAACCAGCATTGGCAGCCCGGTATCATCCGCGGCGCTCTGCACATCAAGCTGCGCTGCGCTGCGGTTGTCCTGCGCATTCTGGCGGGTCGTTTCAGACTTATCGAGACCGGCACTGATGATATTCAGCATTTGCGCGCTGTAGCGCTGCAGAGATGAAGCATCCGCCACTGGCTTGCCGCCCTGCTCCAGATTCAGCAGCTTAACGACAACGGACTGCTGGTAACCCTGAGGCTGCACGCTAATCTGGTAACGCCCACGGTATTGCACGTCTTCGTCAGCGCGGTTCCACTGAACCCAGTCAGTTGTCAGGGTCTGGCTGGCATCGTTGCGTTGCGCAATAGCGTAGTTCCCTGATTGCAGGATACTCACCACCTGAGGCCACAGCCCGCTCGCCTTGTTAGCTTCAACCTGCAGCGTGGCGGTATCACCGGTGAACTGAGTGCGAGCCCCGTTTACCAATGCCAGCGCCTGCGCCGGTGGGCGAATATCCAGCTGCTTGCCTACAGCACCGCTGCCGTTGGTGACCGGAACGTTGTAGTCGCCATTCTGAATCGGCAGGATCATCCCGGCCGGAGAGTG
Coding sequences within:
- the bamC gene encoding outer membrane protein assembly factor BamC; the protein is MAYSVQKSTVAKVAVVSLAMLLAACSSDQRYKRQVSGDESYLDATPLAEIHSPAGMILPIQNGDYNVPVTNGSGAVGKQLDIRPPAQALALVNGARTQFTGDTATLQVEANKASGLWPQVVSILQSGNYAIAQRNDASQTLTTDWVQWNRADEDVQYRGRYQISVQPQGYQQSVVVKLLNLEQGGKPVADASSLQRYSAQMLNIISAGLDKSETTRQNAQDNRSAAQLDVQSAADDTGLPMLVVRAPFNVVWNRLPAALEKAGMKVTDTTRSQGNIAVTYKALSDSSWSDLGAKDPGLTNGDYKLQVGDLDNRSSLQFIDPKGHPLTQSQNDALVAVFQAAFSK